In the genome of Amia ocellicauda isolate fAmiCal2 chromosome 3, fAmiCal2.hap1, whole genome shotgun sequence, one region contains:
- the LOC136746539 gene encoding olfactory receptor 52J3-like, which yields MQNSSSVTVFTLHGLNETASHKYIFFAFTLLAYLLIWLFNLTLIITIIIEKTLHEPMYIFLCNLCVNGLYGTAGLYPKLLADFLSDSHVISYSGCFLQIYVIYSYVLCEFTILTVMAYDRYVAICKPLKYHCIMTSLTTSRFLLISWILPLCESTIAILLSIRLPLCGSDINKLYCENWSVIKLSCVETTINSICSYFIVLLHVSEALLIVYSYIHIVRACAKSSEEMSKFMQTCLPHLISLIGFTISTVFDVMYSRYGSRNFPQALLNFLAVEFLVIPPLLNPLIYGLKLSQIRRRVMRVFSRKVHILR from the coding sequence ATGCAGAACTCGTCCAGTGTTACAGTCTTCACACTCCATGGATTAAACGAGACGGCAtctcataaatacatattttttgcttttactcTTCTGGCTTACCTTTTGATATGGCTTTTCAATTTGACACTGATCATTACAATCATCATTGAGAAAACCCTCCATGAGCCTATGTACATCTTCCTCTGTAACCTGTGTGTCAATGGACTGTATGGAACTGCTGGTCTGTATCCTAAACTCCTGGCTGACTTTCTATCTGACTCTCATGTGATCTCATACTCTGGATGTTTCCTTCAGATATATGTTATCTATTCTTATGTTCTGTGTGAATTTACCATTTTAACAGTAATGGCTTATGACAGATATGTAGCTATATGCAAACCGTTAAAGTATCATTGCATCATGACATCTCTAACTACCAGCAGGTTTTTGTTAATTTCTTGGATTCTTCCTCTCTGTGAAAGCACAATTGCGATATTGTTATCTATCAGACTGCCTCTCTGTGGATCTGACATTAACAAACTATACTGTGAAAACTGGTCAGTTATAAAGCTGTCTTGTGTAGAGACAACTATTAACAGTATCTGTAGTTACTTTATAGTACTTTTACATGTATCTGAAGCCCTTTTAATTGTATATTCTTACATCCACATTGTTAGGGCTTGTGCAAAGTCTAGTGAAGAGATGAGTAAATTCATGCAGACCTGTTTGCCCCATTTGATTTCATTAATTGGCTTTACAATCAGCACAGTTTTTGATGTAATGTACAGTCGATATGGGTCAAGGAACTTTCCACAGGCTCTTCTCAATTTCCTAGCAGTGGAATTTCTAGTCATCCCTCCTCTTTTAAATCCCCTCATATATGGTTTGAAACTGAGTCAGATTCGTAGACGAGTAATGAGGGTGTTCAGCAGAAAAGTACATATTCTGAGGTGA